A window of Mycolicibacterium madagascariense genomic DNA:
CCAAGCTGAGGTTTGCTATTAGCAGTTTGTACCCTACTTTGTACTACGGTGCTGCTTGAGAGTCGCGTAAATAAAGCAGCCTTTGGCGCCGAGATTCTACTGGCGCTGTCGTTCAAAATCTCCCTGAGCTGCGCAGGATCTTCGTAGGGCGACTGGGACTTGAACCCAGGACCAACGGATTATGAGTCCGCGGCTCTAACCAACTGAGCTATCGCCCCCTCGCGCGCGTGCGCGGAGCCCATGGTCCCACAGCCGCCCGCCGGTCCCGAATCACGCCACCTCGCACGTCGCGAGGCTGAGGACGCGGGGGCCGTTCTCGGTGATGGCGATCGTGTGTTCGGAGTGCGCGGTGTTCGACCCGTCCGCCGAACGCAGGGTCCAGCCGTCGGAATCCAGGGTGAGTCGATCGCTGCCGCGCGCCCACCACGGTTCCAGCGCAAGCGTCATGCCCGGGCGCAGCAGCAGTCCGCGGCCCGCTCGGCCGCGGTTGGGGACGTGGGGGTCTTCGTGCATGGTCCGGCCCAGCCCGTGCCCGCCGAATTCCACGTTGACCCGGTAGCCGGCGTCGGCGGCGACCTCGCCGATGGCGGCCGAGACGTCGCCGAGCCGACCGCCGGGCACCGCCGCGGCGATGCCGGCGTCCAGCGCGCGTCGCGTCGAGTCGATCAGCGCGACGTCGGCGGCGTCGGCCTCCCCGACGATGACCGTCACCGCGGAGTCGGCCACCCAGCCGTCGATGGACACGGCGAAGTCCAGACTCAACACGTCGCCGTCGTCGAGCACGTAGTCGCGCGGCTTGCCATGCAGCACCGCATCATTCACCGACAGGCAGATGACGTTGCGGAAGGGCCCGCGTCCGAACGACGGCGAGTAGTCCCAGTAGCAGGACGTCGCGCCGCGGTCGGCGACCAGCGCACGGGCACGGTATTCGAGGTCCATCAGGTTCACCCCGGGGTGCGCCTCGCGCGACAGCGTGGCCAAGGTGTCCGCGACGAAGCGACCCGTCACCGCCATCTTCTCGATCTCCGCGGCGGTCTTCAGCTCGATCATCCGGACTCCTCTGATCGGTATTCTTATACCGGACCGACCGTAGCAGAGGCGACCGGTTACGATGCCGCCATGGTGCGCGTGCGGCTCAGTCCCGAGCAGGTGAAGGCCGGGCAACGTCTCGGCGCGCTGATCAGGACCGCCCGGGCCGGCCGCGATCCGGTGACCGTCGCCCGCGACGCCGGCATCTCCCCGGAGACGCTGCGCAAACTCGAGGTCGGCAGGATGCCCAGCCCCAGCTTCGGCACGGTGGTCGGCCTGTGCGACGCGCTCGGACTCCCCCTGGCCGACGTCGTCGACGCCTGGCGCGGAACCAGCAGCCACCCGCTGGCGATGTAGGACTCAGCCGTAGACCGGCTGGCCGTCCAGGCCGAGGACGTAGCGTTCGGTGCCCTCCTCGACGCGGGGTGCGTCGGCACCGAGCGCGACGGCGATCTTGTTGGCCGCGTTGCGCATCACGTCGAGGGTGATCTCCAGCGCCTCGGCGTCGGTGAAGTGCGCACCGACGCCCGCGACGACGTCGGCGTCGATCTTCGACGGCGTCCAGATCAGCGCATCGACGTAGCGCAGGGCCGCCTTGTGCCGGTCGTCGAGTAGGACCGAGGACTCGTAGTCCTCGATGTCGGCGTAGAGCGACTCGCTTCTGCCGCTGTCGAGGGCCGCACCCTCCCGCAGCGACCTGCACAGCCGGCAGTCGTGCTGCCCGGCGCCGCGCAAGCGGATCACCTCGGTGGTCACGGGATCGAGCGCACGCAGGGCGCCGACCGTCGACACGAACTGGTTCAGCACCAGGTCGATCGGGTCGGTGTCACGGTCCCACACCACCGGCTCGACGACGGGCGCGAAGCCCAGCGCCGTCAGACCGGCCCGCACCCGGGGCACGAAGTCGGCCACGAAGATCAGCGTCGCGACGTGAAATGCCTTGTCGCCGAACGCCTTCAGGAAGGCTGCCCGCTGGTCGGCGCCGATGACCGACACGTCGACGGCGAACTGCTCGGCGAACTCGGCGAGCAGCGGGTCGTCCTCCGGCTCGCCCTGCGCCACCAGCGGCGGCAGCGACGTCGCCCGCGCGCACACCGACCGCACCAGCGCGTTGCAGCCCGCCAGTCCCTCGGGCGAGAGCGCCATCATCCGGGTGAGCAGACCGTAGAGCCGATCGTCGTCCATGACGCCGATTATCGCGTGCGCGCCGCGGCGTCGGGCCGGACTCGGCGAAACCTACTGGGCCTGGCTGACCGACGACATGTGGAAGTCGGGGATGCGCAGCGAGGGCATCTTCGCGCGGGTGGCCCAGTCGCCCCACTCCCGCGGCAGCGTGGTCTGCGCGACGCCCGCCTCGGTGGCCCGGCGCAGCAGGTCCAACGGGCTCTCGTTGAACCGAAAGTTGTTGACGGCGGCGGTGACTGCGCCGTCCTCGATGAGGTAGACGCCGTCGCGGGTCAACCCGGTGAGCAGCAGCACCGTGGGATCGACCTCCCGGATGTACCACAGCGTCGTCAGCAGCAGACCGCGCTCGGTGCGACGGATCATGTCCTGCAGGCTCGCCCAGCCGCCGGTCATCAGCATGTTGTCGGCGGGCACCGCGACGGGGGCGTCGTACTCCGCTGCCGCGGCCCGCGGGTAGGCCAAAGCGTTGACCGTCCCGTCGCGGATCCAGTCCACCCGTTCGATCGGCATTCCGTTGTCGAACACCGACATTCGCTGCGACGAGCTGGTGGTCGCCACGAACGGCGCACACTCCAGGCCCGCCGCGGCCGGATCCGAGTACAGCGTCAGCCCGAGGTCGGTGAGCTTCTCCCCCACCCGCGTGCCCCCGGGCGCCGACAGCGCGGTGCGGCCCTCCTGCGCGCCGCGGCCGTCCATCGTCCAGCCGAGGTAGATCATCATGTCGGCCACCGTCGACGGCGGCATCAGCGTCTCGTAGCGACCAGCGGGCAGCTCGACCGTCCGGGCAGCCCAGTCCAGTCGGCGCGCCGCCTCCTCCACCATGGAATCGGTGGGCACGTCGACGAAGTCGGGCGTGCCGATGCCGACCCACGCGCTGGCGCCGGCGCGCTTGGCGTTGATCTCCACCGACCCCGTCGGCTGGGTGTAGCGCCTGCGCAGTCCGCTGGAGGTCCCGACGAACGTCGTGTCCACCTCGTGGCGCGCAAAGCCGTACAGCTGATCGGTGCCGCGGAAGCCGGCGGCCAGGCCCTTGGCGACCCCGGCGAAGACGTCGGCGGCGGTCCCCGGCACGGGTGCGTCCCAGTCGTCGGGCGTCTCGTCGCCGGCGAGCATCGGCGCGGCGTCGCGGGCCTCGGGGGCGGAGCGGGCCGCGTCCTGCGACGCCGCCACCAGTGCCGGGATGGCCGCGGGATCGACCTCGCTGGAGGACACCGAACCCACGTGAGCGCCCGTGCCCTGGCGCACGATCGAGATCACCGCCACGTCGCGGCTGACGGACTCGCCGTTGGTGGTCATCGAGTTGCCCGCCCACCGCAGCGACGCCGTCGCCCGCTCGGTCACGACGACGATGGTCTCGTCGGCCTTGCCGCGGCGCGCGGCTTCGGCCAGCGCGATGCCGACCACCTCCGGTGCGCTGATCACGACCGTCCCGCCTCGTCACGGGTGTTGAGCACGTTGATGCCGCGGAACAGCGCCGACGGGCAGCCGTGGCTGACCGCGGCGACCTGACCGGGTTGGGCCTTGCCGCAATTGAACGCACCACCGAGTCGCCACGTCGACGGGCCGCCCACCGCCTCCATCGCGCCCCAGAAGTCCGTCGTCGTGGCCTGGTAGGCGACGTCGCGCAGCTGGCCGTCGAGCCTGCCGTCCCTGATCCGGAAGAAGCGTTGGCCGGTGAACTGAAAGTTGTAGCGCTGCATGTCGATCGACCACGACTTGTCGCCGACGACGTAGATGCCGTCCTGCACGCGCCCGATGAGATCGTCGGTGCTGAGGTCGTCGGCGCCCGGCTGCAACGACACGTTCGCCATCCGCTGGATCGGCACGTGGTGCGGCGAGTCGGCGTAGGAGCATCCGTTGGATCTGGCCTCCCCGAGGCGCGGTGCGAACACCCTGTCGAGCTGGTAGCCGACGAAGATGCCGTCGCGCACCAGGTCCCACTTCTGCGCCCGCACGCCCTCGTCGTCGAATCCGGTACTGGCCAAACCGAATTCGACGGTCCGGTCCGCGGTCACGTTCATCACCGGCGACCCGTAGCGCAGGACGCCGAGCTTGTCCGGCGTCGCGAACGACGTTCCCGCATAGGCGGCCTCGTAGCCGATCGCCCTGTCGTACTCCGTGGCGTGGCCGATGGATTCGTGAATCGTCAACCACAGGTTGGTCGGGTCGATGACGAGGTCGGTCGGCCCGGCGACGACGCTGGGCGCCTTGGTCTTCTCGGCCAGCAGCGACGGCAGTTCGGCCAGTTCGCCCGTCCAGTCCCATACGTCGTCGCCCGCGAGGTACTCCCAGCCCCTCGCCGCCGGCGGCGCCAACGTGCGCATCGTCTCGAACGTGCCGGCGGCCGAGTCGACGGCGACCGCATCGAGCGACGGTTGCATGCGGACCCGCTGCTGGGTGATGGCCGAGCCGAACGTGTCGGCGTAGAACGTCTGCTCCTTGACCGCCTGCAGACCCGCGGAGACGTGGTCGACGCCATCGGCGGCGAGCAACCGGCCCGAGTACTCGTCGAGCACCGCGATCTTGTCGGCGGCCGACACGTCGAACGGGTCGACGGCGTAGTCCGACACCCAGGTGACGTCGTGGTAGACCGGCTCGGGGGCCAGCTCGATGCGCTCGGCGTTCAGCGGTGACAGGGTGGCGGCCACCCTGACCGCGCGGCGGGCGGTCTCGGCGGCGACCGTCGGGTCCAGCTCGGCGTGCGACGCGAAACCCCAGGTGCCGTCCACGATGACCCGGACCGCGAGCCCGACCTCGCGACTGATGACCGAGGTCTCCAGCTCGCCGTCGCGCAGCTGCACGATCTCGGTGGTGATGCGGTGGATCCGCAGGTCTGCATAGCTCGCGCCGGCGGACGTGGCTGCCGACAGTGCTGCATCGGCGAGCTGGTGCCGCGGCAGCGCGAGGTAGTCGGAGTCGACACGTCGGCGCGCTGTCACGCCTCCACCGTAGTGGCAACGGCCCCACGGCACGGAGATGACCTTTAATGAGCGGGTGGGACGCCTGCGCACACGCAACGCCGCCATCGGCTACGCGCTGTTGGCCCCCAGCCTGTTCGGCGTGGTCACGTTCCTGCTGCTGCCCATCCTGGTGGTGTTCTGGCTGAGCCTGCACAGCTGGGATCTGCTCGGCCCCATCCGCTATGTGGGCCTGCACAATTGGGTGTCGGTGCTCAGCGATCCCACCTTCGGCACCTCGCTGCTCGCGACCGCATTCTTCCTCCTGCTCGTCGTGCCGGTCCAGACGGTGCTCGGCCTGCTCGCGGGCGCGCTGCTGGCCCGCAACCTGCCCGGCACCGGGTTCTTCCGGACGCTCTACGTCCTGCCGTGGATCTGCTCACCGCTGGCGATCGCCGTGCTGTGGAAGTGGATCCTGGCGCCGACCGACGGCGCGATCGGCACCGTGCTGGGCCGTCCCGTCGAGTGGCTCACCGATCCGGTGTTGGCGCTGCCGGTCGTCGCGGCGGTCACGGTGTGGAGCAACGTCGGTTACGTCACGCTGTTCTTCCTGGCCGGAATCCTCGCGATACCCCGCGACGTCCAGAACGCCGCACGCATCGACGGTGCCACGTCCTGGCAGCGGTTCCGCTACGTCACGCTACCGCTGCTGCGGCCCACGCTGTTCTTCGTCCTCGTCACCGGAATCGTCAGTGCCGCACAGGTGTTCGACACCGTCTACGCCCTGACCGGCGGTGGTCCGCAGGGACGTACCGACCTGCTCGCGCACCGCATCTATGCCGAGGCCTTCGGTGCGGCGGCCGTCGGACGGGCCGCGGTGATGGCGATCGTCCTGTTCGTGCTGCTGCTCGGCGTGACGCTGCTGCAGCACGGCTACTTCCGTCGCAGGATCACCCATGACCTGGTCTAGGCACGCGATGACCTACCTCGCGCTCGTCGTCCTGGCGGCGCTCACGCTGCTGCCGTTCGGCCTCGGCCTGCTGACGTCGTTCACCTCGGCCCGTCAGTTCAACACCGACGCACCGCTATCGATACCGTCACCGCCGACGCTGGCCAACTATCTCGCGCTGGCGGGCGTGGGCTTCGGCCGGGCCGCCGTGGTGACGGCACTGGCGGCGGCGGTGATCCTGCTCGCTCAGCTGACGTTCTCGGTGTTCGCGGCCTTTGCGTTCGCGCGCATGGACTTTCCCGGCCGTGACGCCCTGTTCTGGGTGTACCTCGCGACACTCATGGTGCCCCCCACGGTCACCGTCGTGCCGCTGTACCTGATGCTGGCCGACGTCGGTCTGCGAAACACGTTCTGGGCCTTGGTGTTGCCGTTCATGTTCGGCTCGCCGTATGCGATCTTCCTGCTGCGGGAGTACTTTCGCGCCATCCCGGCCGACCTCGTCAGGGCCGCGCGCATGGACGGCGCCGGCACGCTCGACGTCATCGTGCACGTGGTGGTGCCCGCCAGTCGTCCGATCCTGGTCACGCTGGCGCTCATCACCGTGGTCACGCAGTGGAACGCCTTCATGTGGCCGTTGGTCATCACCAGCGGCCGCACCTGGCAGGTGCTCACCGTGGCGACGTCGTCGCTGCAGTCGCGCTACGACGCGCAGTGGACGTTGGTGATGGCGGCGACGACGGTGGCCATCGTGCCGCTGATCACTGTGTTCGTGGCGTTCGGTCGCCACATCGTCGGGTCCATCGTGGTGACGGGCCTCAAGTGAGACTGCGCCGCGCGTCGAGTGAGCGCTCTCAGTCGAATGAGGCGGGCGATTCGACTGTGACCGCTATCTGGACACGCGCGCGACCCAAGTCCTCGACGCTATCCCTCGCGTCGCTCGCCCTCGCTCTCGCCGCACTGCTCGGCATCGCCACCTGGCTCGGCGGCACCGGCGAGCACCCCGGGCGCACCGTGGTCACCGTGCGGGTGTGGGACGAGCAGGCCGCAGCGGCCTACCGGGCGTCCTTCGCGGCGTTCACCCGCGAGAATCCGGACCTCGAGGTGCGCGTCGACGTCGTCGCGTACTCGGCCTACTTCGACGCCCTGCGCACCGACGTGGCGGGCGGCGGCGCGGACGACGTCTTCTGGCTCTCCAACGCCTACCTCGCCGACTACGCCGACAACGGCAGGCTGCTCGACGTCACGCGCACGCTCGGGACCGACGCCGCCACCGCCTGGGAACCGTCGGTCGTCGGGCAGTTCACGCGCCACGGGGTGCTGTGGGGCGTCCCGCAACTCACCGACGCCGGAATCGCGCTGTACTACGACGCCGACCTCCTGGCGCGCGCCGGCGTGGACCCGGCGGACCTCGCCGGCCTGCGCTGGTCCCCCGGTGACGACGACACCCTACGCCCGCTGCTGGCCAGGTTGACCGTCGACGCGAACGGAAACCACGCTGGCACAGCGACATTCGATCCATCCCGAATTCGTCAGTGGGGGTACAACGCGGCCCAGGATCTGCAGGGCATCTACCTGGACTACATCGGGTCGGCGGGTGGCCGGTTCACCGACGGCGACCGATTCGTCTTCGACGACCCCGGCGCGATCACGGCGTTCGAGTACCTCGTCGGGCTCATCGACCGTGACCACGTCGCGCCGCCGGCTTCGGCGACCAACGACGACGGTGACTTCTCCCGCAACCAGTTCCTGCAGGGCCGCATGGCGCTGTTTCAGTCGGGCACCTACAACCTCGCCGCCATCGCGAACCAGGCCCCGTTCCGCTGGGGCGTGACGATGATGCCCAGCGGACCGGCCGGTCGGGTCAGCGTGACCAACGGGATCGCGGCCGCGGGCAATGCCGCGTCGGCGCATCCCGACGCCGTGCGCAGGGTGCTGGGGTGGATGGGCAGCGCCCGCGGCAACGCGTTCCTCGGCGCCGACGGGGCAGCCGTGCCCGCGGTGCTCCCCGCTCAGCCCACGTACTTCGCGCACTGGGCCGCACGCGGCGTCGACGTCAGGCCGTTCTTCACGGTGCTCGACGGGCCCCGCATCGAGGCACCGGGCGGGCCGGGCTACGCCGCGGGTGCGCTCGCGCTGAAGCCGTACTTCGACGAGATGTTCCTCGGTCGCCGCGACGTCCCGAGCAGTCTCGCCGCCGCGCAGGCCGCCGCCAACGCCGCCGCCGACCGCTAGGTGCTGGTGGCCAGCGGCGTGAAGAGTTCGATGCACACCGCCGCCGCGCAGAACGCGACCAGCACCGCAAAGGCCACGGCGTCAGCCCATTTCGGCCCGGACGGCAGTGCCGAGATCTGACCGGGACCGCCGCGCGCGGTGATCGCGTCGCCCATCTCGTCGGCCCGGCGCAAGGTGACCGTCAGCGCCGCGGTCAACAGGTCGATGAGCTCCCTGGACATCCGGTGCCTGCGTTCGCGCGCGGTCGTGGCGGCTTCGCGCGGACGCAGCTTGCGGGCGGCGACGAGCACGCGGAATTCGTCGATCAGCATCGGAAATGCGCGCAGCGCCAGCGCCAGCGTCACGGCCCAGTCGTCGACCGGCAGTCGCAGCCAGCGCAGTGGCGTGCCCAATTTGGCGATGGCGGGCGCGATCTCGGCCACGTTGGTCGTCCACGACACCAGCCCGCCGAGTCCGAGCAACACGATCGACAGGATGGTGATCTGGACGAACTTCAGCAGTCCGCCGAGACCGAAGTCCACCGACGCGATCACGAGGTGGGGACTGCCCCCGGCGAAGGAGGCCGTCAGTCCACCGAAGAACAGCAGCACCCACAGCCAGCGCGGCACCGAGGGCAGCACGCCCCACGAGATGCCGGCGATGCGCGCGGTCACCAGGACCAGCACGCCCACCATGATGATCGGCATCCAGCCCGGGTACAGGGTGAGCAGGACGCCGATGGCCGCGACGACGATGAGCTTCGTACCGGCCCACAGATCGTGAATTGCGCTGCGCCCGGGCACCGGTCGCAGCAGCACGACCGACCGGGTCGGGCGGTTCGACGGGCTCATCCCACGCCCTCCGCGGCCGTGGGGGCCGGCATGACGGCGCCGTCGCGCAGATGCAGTGTGCGCGGGCACAATTCCTCCAGGCCCGAGAAGTCGTGCGAGATGACGACGACCGTCAGCCCGGCGTCTCGACGCAGGGCCGCGAGCAGGCCGAGCAGGCCGCGCTGGCTGGCGGCGTCCAGACCCGCCAGCGGCTCGTCGAGGATCAACACCCGCGGCTTGCGCGCGAGCAGTCCGGCCAGCACCACCCGGCGCATCTGCCCGCCGCTGAGCTGGTCGATGCGCCGTAGCCCGATCGCGGGGTCCAGGCCCACCATCGCCAGCGCCGCGACGATCTGCCCGTGGTCGAAGTAGTCGAGGCCCGCCGCCGCGGCGATCTCCATGTCCACGCGGCTGCGCATCAGCTGCAGCCGTGCCGCCTGGAACGAAATGGCAACGGCGCCAACCTGATCCGTCACGGGTGCGCCGTCGAGCAGGCACTCTCCCGTGGTCGGCGTCAGCAGTCCGGCCATGATCCACGCCAGCGTGGACTTGCCGGACCCGTTGGTCCCGTGGATCAGGACGCCGTCGCCCTCGTTGACGACGAGGTCGACGTCGCGCAGCGCGGTCGACGCCCACGGGCTCCCCACACCGTATTCGTGTCCGACGCCCTTGAGTTCGAGCAGCGGCGAGCCAGCACGCGGGGCCAGCGGGGTGGTGGCGGCCGGCGCGGGCGCGGTGCTGACCATCTCGACGTTGTCCGCGGAGCCGCCACCCACCAGGTCGATGACGCGGTCGGCCGACGACGCCTCGTCGGTGAAGTGCGTGATGTGCACCAACGACATTCGACGATTGGCCGACAGTTCCGACAGCACGGAGATGAGCGCCTCGCGGCCCTGCTGGTCGACCATGCTGGTGACCTCGTCGGCGATCAGCAGCGACGGCTCGCGCGCCAGCGCCGCCGCGACGGCGAGCCGCTGGAGTTCCCCACCCGAGAGGCCACCGGTGTCACGCTCGGCCAGTCCGTCGAGGCCGACCTCGGCGAGCAAGCGGTCGACGTCGACCCCGGCCCCCGGTGGCAGCCCGAACACGACGTCGTCGGC
This region includes:
- the map gene encoding type I methionyl aminopeptidase, giving the protein MIELKTAAEIEKMAVTGRFVADTLATLSREAHPGVNLMDLEYRARALVADRGATSCYWDYSPSFGRGPFRNVICLSVNDAVLHGKPRDYVLDDGDVLSLDFAVSIDGWVADSAVTVIVGEADAADVALIDSTRRALDAGIAAAVPGGRLGDVSAAIGEVAADAGYRVNVEFGGHGLGRTMHEDPHVPNRGRAGRGLLLRPGMTLALEPWWARGSDRLTLDSDGWTLRSADGSNTAHSEHTIAITENGPRVLSLATCEVA
- a CDS encoding helix-turn-helix domain-containing protein; the protein is MVRVRLSPEQVKAGQRLGALIRTARAGRDPVTVARDAGISPETLRKLEVGRMPSPSFGTVVGLCDALGLPLADVVDAWRGTSSHPLAM
- a CDS encoding carboxymuconolactone decarboxylase family protein, coding for MDDDRLYGLLTRMMALSPEGLAGCNALVRSVCARATSLPPLVAQGEPEDDPLLAEFAEQFAVDVSVIGADQRAAFLKAFGDKAFHVATLIFVADFVPRVRAGLTALGFAPVVEPVVWDRDTDPIDLVLNQFVSTVGALRALDPVTTEVIRLRGAGQHDCRLCRSLREGAALDSGRSESLYADIEDYESSVLLDDRHKAALRYVDALIWTPSKIDADVVAGVGAHFTDAEALEITLDVMRNAANKIAVALGADAPRVEEGTERYVLGLDGQPVYG
- a CDS encoding TldD/PmbA family protein codes for the protein MISAPEVVGIALAEAARRGKADETIVVVTERATASLRWAGNSMTTNGESVSRDVAVISIVRQGTGAHVGSVSSSEVDPAAIPALVAASQDAARSAPEARDAAPMLAGDETPDDWDAPVPGTAADVFAGVAKGLAAGFRGTDQLYGFARHEVDTTFVGTSSGLRRRYTQPTGSVEINAKRAGASAWVGIGTPDFVDVPTDSMVEEAARRLDWAARTVELPAGRYETLMPPSTVADMMIYLGWTMDGRGAQEGRTALSAPGGTRVGEKLTDLGLTLYSDPAAAGLECAPFVATTSSSQRMSVFDNGMPIERVDWIRDGTVNALAYPRAAAAEYDAPVAVPADNMLMTGGWASLQDMIRRTERGLLLTTLWYIREVDPTVLLLTGLTRDGVYLIEDGAVTAAVNNFRFNESPLDLLRRATEAGVAQTTLPREWGDWATRAKMPSLRIPDFHMSSVSQAQ
- a CDS encoding TldD/PmbA family protein; this translates as MTARRRVDSDYLALPRHQLADAALSAATSAGASYADLRIHRITTEIVQLRDGELETSVISREVGLAVRVIVDGTWGFASHAELDPTVAAETARRAVRVAATLSPLNAERIELAPEPVYHDVTWVSDYAVDPFDVSAADKIAVLDEYSGRLLAADGVDHVSAGLQAVKEQTFYADTFGSAITQQRVRMQPSLDAVAVDSAAGTFETMRTLAPPAARGWEYLAGDDVWDWTGELAELPSLLAEKTKAPSVVAGPTDLVIDPTNLWLTIHESIGHATEYDRAIGYEAAYAGTSFATPDKLGVLRYGSPVMNVTADRTVEFGLASTGFDDEGVRAQKWDLVRDGIFVGYQLDRVFAPRLGEARSNGCSYADSPHHVPIQRMANVSLQPGADDLSTDDLIGRVQDGIYVVGDKSWSIDMQRYNFQFTGQRFFRIRDGRLDGQLRDVAYQATTTDFWGAMEAVGGPSTWRLGGAFNCGKAQPGQVAAVSHGCPSALFRGINVLNTRDEAGRS
- a CDS encoding carbohydrate ABC transporter permease; translation: MTFNERVGRLRTRNAAIGYALLAPSLFGVVTFLLLPILVVFWLSLHSWDLLGPIRYVGLHNWVSVLSDPTFGTSLLATAFFLLLVVPVQTVLGLLAGALLARNLPGTGFFRTLYVLPWICSPLAIAVLWKWILAPTDGAIGTVLGRPVEWLTDPVLALPVVAAVTVWSNVGYVTLFFLAGILAIPRDVQNAARIDGATSWQRFRYVTLPLLRPTLFFVLVTGIVSAAQVFDTVYALTGGGPQGRTDLLAHRIYAEAFGAAAVGRAAVMAIVLFVLLLGVTLLQHGYFRRRITHDLV
- a CDS encoding carbohydrate ABC transporter permease, translating into MTWSRHAMTYLALVVLAALTLLPFGLGLLTSFTSARQFNTDAPLSIPSPPTLANYLALAGVGFGRAAVVTALAAAVILLAQLTFSVFAAFAFARMDFPGRDALFWVYLATLMVPPTVTVVPLYLMLADVGLRNTFWALVLPFMFGSPYAIFLLREYFRAIPADLVRAARMDGAGTLDVIVHVVVPASRPILVTLALITVVTQWNAFMWPLVITSGRTWQVLTVATSSLQSRYDAQWTLVMAATTVAIVPLITVFVAFGRHIVGSIVVTGLK
- a CDS encoding extracellular solute-binding protein, which codes for MWTRARPKSSTLSLASLALALAALLGIATWLGGTGEHPGRTVVTVRVWDEQAAAAYRASFAAFTRENPDLEVRVDVVAYSAYFDALRTDVAGGGADDVFWLSNAYLADYADNGRLLDVTRTLGTDAATAWEPSVVGQFTRHGVLWGVPQLTDAGIALYYDADLLARAGVDPADLAGLRWSPGDDDTLRPLLARLTVDANGNHAGTATFDPSRIRQWGYNAAQDLQGIYLDYIGSAGGRFTDGDRFVFDDPGAITAFEYLVGLIDRDHVAPPASATNDDGDFSRNQFLQGRMALFQSGTYNLAAIANQAPFRWGVTMMPSGPAGRVSVTNGIAAAGNAASAHPDAVRRVLGWMGSARGNAFLGADGAAVPAVLPAQPTYFAHWAARGVDVRPFFTVLDGPRIEAPGGPGYAAGALALKPYFDEMFLGRRDVPSSLAAAQAAANAAADR
- a CDS encoding energy-coupling factor transporter transmembrane component T family protein codes for the protein MSPSNRPTRSVVLLRPVPGRSAIHDLWAGTKLIVVAAIGVLLTLYPGWMPIIMVGVLVLVTARIAGISWGVLPSVPRWLWVLLFFGGLTASFAGGSPHLVIASVDFGLGGLLKFVQITILSIVLLGLGGLVSWTTNVAEIAPAIAKLGTPLRWLRLPVDDWAVTLALALRAFPMLIDEFRVLVAARKLRPREAATTARERRHRMSRELIDLLTAALTVTLRRADEMGDAITARGGPGQISALPSGPKWADAVAFAVLVAFCAAAVCIELFTPLATST
- a CDS encoding ABC transporter ATP-binding protein, whose protein sequence is MAQTGSEYGGVPRRAGSMKPDELAHAAVMAALGAATAIIAVVVPFAAGLSALGTVPMGLLAYRHRLRVLVAATVAGGTIAFLIAGFGGLMTVVNGAYIGGLMGIVKRRGRGTATILITSVLAGAVFGVLGIGFLLLFHRIRELIFASTTANVNGLAAVADYLSRMEAFSSLASVARHLRTDFPHVLSYWPVLIFGASILSITSVALVGWWALSRVLTRLAGVPDVHKLDYVDPTEPVAPVPVRFADVRFRYDGAQRDALGPVSLAIGAGEHVAITGPNGSGKTTLMLLLSGRPPTAGTVERPGAVGLGATGGTAVVMQHPESQVLGTRVADDVVFGLPPGAGVDVDRLLAEVGLDGLAERDTGGLSGGELQRLAVAAALAREPSLLIADEVTSMVDQQGREALISVLSELSANRRMSLVHITHFTDEASSADRVIDLVGGGSADNVEMVSTAPAPAATTPLAPRAGSPLLELKGVGHEYGVGSPWASTALRDVDLVVNEGDGVLIHGTNGSGKSTLAWIMAGLLTPTTGECLLDGAPVTDQVGAVAISFQAARLQLMRSRVDMEIAAAAGLDYFDHGQIVAALAMVGLDPAIGLRRIDQLSGGQMRRVVLAGLLARKPRVLILDEPLAGLDAASQRGLLGLLAALRRDAGLTVVVISHDFSGLEELCPRTLHLRDGAVMPAPTAAEGVG